The following are from one region of the Isoalcanivorax indicus genome:
- a CDS encoding nitroreductase, with the protein MDFNDVLHQRRSIRAFSDRPVAPETLDALLADALASPSWSNTQPYRVAVATGEQVERLRRVLSERFARVATLQRAPAWKKLAAAVRGGVLPDGDFKPILKYPADLQPRRVATGHGLYQTLGIARSDHAARDAQMARNFSFFDAPVAMFIFAHKGLGAYSALDAGIFLQSLMLSATNRGLGTCAQGALALWRSPLEAEFEIPKDYQLLCGLSLGYPADEVVNTYRPDRRTLDELVLSNRT; encoded by the coding sequence ATGGATTTCAACGACGTTCTGCATCAGCGCCGCAGTATCCGCGCCTTCAGCGACCGGCCTGTGGCCCCTGAAACCCTCGACGCGCTGCTGGCGGATGCGCTGGCTTCGCCCAGCTGGTCCAACACTCAACCGTATCGGGTGGCGGTGGCCACCGGCGAGCAGGTGGAGCGTTTGCGCCGGGTGTTGAGCGAGCGCTTTGCCCGGGTCGCCACGCTGCAACGGGCGCCGGCGTGGAAAAAGCTGGCGGCGGCGGTGCGCGGCGGTGTGCTGCCCGACGGTGATTTCAAGCCGATCCTGAAATACCCGGCGGACCTGCAACCGCGCCGGGTGGCCACCGGGCATGGTCTGTACCAGACGCTGGGTATCGCCCGGAGCGATCATGCCGCGCGGGACGCGCAAATGGCGCGCAATTTCAGTTTCTTCGATGCGCCGGTGGCGATGTTTATCTTTGCGCACAAGGGGTTGGGCGCCTATTCGGCGCTGGATGCCGGCATTTTCCTGCAAAGTCTGATGTTGTCGGCGACCAACCGGGGGCTGGGCACGTGTGCGCAGGGCGCGCTGGCGCTGTGGCGTTCGCCGCTGGAGGCCGAGTTCGAGATTCCGAAGGACTATCAACTGCTGTGCGGCCTGTCGCTGGGCTATCCCGCTGATGAGGTGGTGAATACCTATCGCCCGGACCGGCGCACGCTGGACGAACTGGTGCTGAGTAATAGAACGTAA
- a CDS encoding acyl-CoA thioesterase: MHCLTLTPRFYETDAFGHINNTVVAGWFETGRATVFELFAEADKPAVMPLILARIEVDFVGQIYYGAEVEIRTRVGELGNSSFEVLQEAWQKGALVARGRAVQVHFDHATQRSAPLSDDKRRLLEGLR, translated from the coding sequence ATGCATTGTCTGACCCTCACCCCGCGCTTTTACGAAACCGATGCTTTCGGCCATATCAACAACACCGTGGTGGCCGGCTGGTTCGAAACCGGCCGTGCAACGGTGTTCGAGCTGTTCGCCGAGGCGGACAAGCCTGCGGTGATGCCGTTGATCCTGGCGCGCATCGAGGTGGATTTCGTCGGCCAGATCTATTACGGCGCCGAGGTGGAAATCCGCACGCGGGTCGGTGAGCTGGGCAACAGCTCCTTCGAGGTACTTCAGGAAGCCTGGCAGAAGGGCGCGCTGGTGGCTCGTGGCCGCGCCGTACAGGTGCATTTTGATCATGCGACCCAGCGCAGCGCACCGCTGAGCGACGACAAGCGCCGCCTGCTTGAAGGGCTGCGCTGA
- a CDS encoding GlxA family transcriptional regulator: protein MPKVTVFAVDDILATGVTGPLEVLNIANIQADLADLPAQQRFSWTVVSVDGKPVRSSAGFMLPVEGNYMRAREADIIIIPGFNHRTGREVSHYVSAMPEGYLSWLKAQHHAGKVLCGICSGTFVLAEAGLLDGRRATTSWWLTKSFRRRYPAVDLHPRDVVTEDGNLLCGGSAASWMHVCLRLISRYMNAQVASACARIMLVDPASASQAPYLNAEHLTASRDSALERVIDRMREQLDKPLSVSDMAAWANMSERSFIRRFREVAGMPPGHYLQKMRIDTAKRLLEQTDLPLEHIITQVGYADVSSFRRLFRKEVAVSPGEYRQRFRHGSSA from the coding sequence ATGCCAAAAGTGACAGTTTTCGCTGTTGATGACATATTGGCGACAGGCGTCACCGGGCCGCTCGAGGTACTGAATATCGCCAATATCCAGGCAGACCTGGCCGATTTGCCCGCGCAGCAGCGGTTCAGCTGGACGGTGGTGTCGGTGGATGGCAAGCCGGTCCGCAGTTCCGCCGGGTTCATGCTGCCGGTGGAGGGCAATTACATGCGCGCCCGCGAGGCTGACATCATCATCATTCCCGGCTTCAACCACCGCACGGGCCGCGAGGTCAGCCACTATGTGTCAGCCATGCCCGAAGGTTATCTGAGCTGGCTCAAGGCCCAGCATCACGCGGGCAAGGTGCTGTGCGGCATCTGCAGTGGTACCTTTGTGCTGGCCGAAGCCGGTTTGCTTGACGGTCGCCGCGCCACCACCAGTTGGTGGCTCACCAAATCGTTCCGGCGCCGCTACCCGGCGGTCGATCTGCATCCGCGGGATGTAGTGACCGAGGATGGCAACCTGTTGTGTGGCGGTTCGGCGGCCTCGTGGATGCATGTCTGCCTGAGGCTGATCAGCCGCTACATGAATGCACAGGTGGCCAGCGCCTGCGCGCGCATCATGCTGGTGGACCCGGCCAGTGCGTCGCAGGCGCCTTATCTGAACGCCGAGCATCTCACCGCCAGCCGTGACAGTGCCCTTGAACGGGTGATCGACCGCATGCGCGAACAGCTCGACAAGCCTCTGTCTGTGAGTGACATGGCCGCCTGGGCCAACATGAGTGAGCGCTCATTCATCCGCCGCTTCAGAGAAGTGGCCGGCATGCCGCCGGGACACTACTTGCAGAAGATGCGGATCGACACGGCCAAACGCCTGCTGGAACAGACCGACCTGCCCCTGGAGCACATCATCACCCAAGTGGGTTACGCCGATGTCAGCTCCTTCCGGCGCCTGTTTCGCAAGGAGGTGGCCGTTTCACCCGGCGAATACCGCCAGCGATTTCGTCACGGGAGTAGCGCATGA
- the thpD gene encoding ectoine hydroxylase, with product MKDVYPSRHHGPAAALPRLEPCAWQPWSADAPLTRQQYDQWCRDGFLVLEGLFSAEEVALFREELGRLSGDTRLLARPEAITEANTGALRSLFAPHRHSPVYDALTRDPRLLRLARFLLDDEVYIHQARVNFKPGLSGKGFYWHSDFETWHAEDGMPRMRALSASVSLTDNTPFNGPLMLVPGSHRTFISCPGETPARHYEQSLKAQQLGTPPAEFVQQLCTQGGIRQATGKAGSIVLFDCNVLHGSSENISPLPRSNIFFVFNSVRNSLRRPYAAPAPRPEYLAARGAPEALREASPDYAALVAAASPLPEAVGS from the coding sequence ATGAAGGATGTTTATCCGTCCCGTCATCATGGGCCCGCTGCGGCCCTGCCACGTCTTGAACCCTGCGCCTGGCAACCCTGGTCCGCCGACGCGCCGCTGACGCGCCAGCAATATGACCAGTGGTGCCGCGACGGCTTCCTGGTGCTGGAGGGTCTGTTCAGCGCCGAGGAGGTGGCGCTGTTCCGCGAGGAACTGGGCCGCTTGAGCGGCGACACCCGGCTCCTGGCTCGCCCGGAAGCCATCACCGAAGCGAACACCGGCGCCCTGCGCTCCCTGTTTGCGCCGCATCGTCACAGCCCGGTGTACGACGCACTGACGCGCGACCCGCGCCTGCTGCGTCTGGCCCGCTTCCTGCTGGATGATGAGGTATACATTCATCAGGCCCGGGTGAACTTCAAACCGGGGCTGAGCGGCAAGGGCTTCTACTGGCATTCCGATTTCGAAACTTGGCATGCCGAAGACGGGATGCCGCGCATGCGCGCGCTGTCCGCCAGTGTCAGCCTGACCGACAACACCCCCTTCAACGGGCCGCTCATGCTGGTCCCGGGATCTCATCGCACTTTCATCAGTTGCCCCGGCGAAACGCCAGCGCGCCACTACGAGCAGTCGCTGAAGGCGCAGCAACTGGGCACACCGCCCGCCGAATTTGTCCAGCAGCTGTGCACGCAAGGCGGCATCCGCCAGGCCACCGGGAAGGCAGGCAGTATCGTGCTGTTCGACTGCAACGTATTGCACGGCAGCAGCGAAAACATCAGCCCGCTGCCACGCTCGAACATCTTTTTTGTGTTCAACAGCGTGCGCAACAGCCTGCGCCGCCCCTATGCAGCGCCAGCGCCGCGCCCCGAGTACCTGGCGGCACGCGGCGCACCTGAAGCGCTCAGGGAAGCCAGCCCAGACTATGCCGCGCTGGTGGCAGCGGCGAGCCCGTTGCCCGAGGCGGTAGGCTCCTGA
- a CDS encoding OmpP1/FadL family transporter, whose translation MGISRTGGILLGAGVLLSMGSAATASMGNAPSTYGILPHDVATAQALSLFNNQASATYYNPAALARDSRGELTGGIFHAEHDLKATSLGGPDPAARSGSTINSTPSQQLQLGLKTDLSQMTTFRHPLYLGFMLGAEKFSQELLALSADSSETGQFLEYGRQPLFISVGVGTKLWRGINFGAAMRVTLHSDADLYMVTDFEGTTERERVSVSAEPVLRPIFGFDINMGETFCATQNCWMDNLDIGIGYRGYSNTQVRINAEAEMDDTISDPGLLFAIKAIDSFQPEITTLGVQYEFGGHTRVGVTGEYQAWQRLSREFEGDTVRDQGNVKFHDIVIPRVGVEHDVTDNFSVKAGAAWEETPLGSRRNPGVNYLANDRMVFGLGLSATANNLPFMAFPVQFDFGYQAHVLKSRTWDLADSDGNDLETVRSSGNVHVFAGSVTLKF comes from the coding sequence ATGGGGATATCACGAACCGGAGGCATCCTGCTGGGTGCTGGCGTTTTGCTATCTATGGGTTCTGCAGCCACGGCCAGCATGGGGAATGCACCGTCAACCTACGGCATCCTGCCGCATGACGTGGCCACTGCGCAGGCGCTCTCACTGTTCAATAACCAGGCGTCCGCCACCTACTACAACCCGGCCGCCCTGGCGCGTGATTCCCGCGGGGAACTGACTGGCGGTATTTTCCATGCCGAGCATGATCTGAAGGCTACCAGCCTGGGTGGGCCTGATCCGGCTGCTCGGAGCGGCAGCACCATCAACAGCACACCGTCGCAACAACTGCAGCTCGGTCTGAAAACCGACCTGAGCCAGATGACCACCTTCCGTCATCCCCTGTATCTCGGCTTTATGCTGGGCGCAGAGAAATTCTCCCAGGAACTGCTGGCCCTGAGCGCTGATTCAAGCGAAACCGGGCAATTCCTGGAATACGGTCGCCAGCCGCTGTTTATCTCCGTAGGGGTAGGCACCAAGCTCTGGCGCGGCATCAACTTCGGCGCCGCCATGCGCGTAACGCTGCACAGTGATGCTGACCTTTATATGGTTACCGACTTTGAAGGCACCACCGAGCGCGAGCGCGTCAGCGTCAGCGCCGAGCCGGTACTGCGCCCTATCTTTGGTTTTGATATCAACATGGGCGAAACCTTCTGCGCCACCCAGAACTGCTGGATGGACAATCTGGATATCGGCATTGGCTATCGCGGTTACTCCAACACCCAGGTGCGCATCAATGCCGAAGCGGAAATGGACGACACCATCTCCGATCCGGGCCTGCTGTTTGCCATCAAGGCCATCGATTCCTTCCAGCCGGAGATCACTACCCTGGGCGTGCAGTATGAGTTCGGCGGCCACACCCGCGTGGGCGTGACCGGTGAATACCAGGCCTGGCAGCGCCTGAGCCGTGAGTTCGAAGGCGATACCGTTCGCGATCAGGGCAACGTCAAGTTCCATGACATCGTGATTCCCCGTGTAGGCGTGGAGCACGACGTAACCGATAACTTCTCCGTAAAAGCCGGCGCCGCCTGGGAAGAGACCCCGCTGGGCAGCCGCCGCAACCCCGGTGTGAACTATCTGGCGAACGACCGCATGGTGTTTGGTCTGGGCCTTTCGGCCACCGCCAACAACCTGCCGTTCATGGCCTTCCCGGTGCAGTTTGACTTCGGTTACCAGGCACATGTGCTGAAGAGCCGCACCTGGGATCTGGCAGATTCCGACGGCAACGACCTGGAAACCGTGCGCAGCTCCGGCAACGTGCATGTGTTTGCAGGCAGCGTCACGCTGAAGTTCTGA
- a CDS encoding dodecin, whose product MSDHHTYRKTEVVGSSKKSIEGAIENALAECAKTVRHMEWFEVTETRGHIVDGKLGHYQVSLKVGFRVEGS is encoded by the coding sequence ATGAGTGATCATCACACTTATCGCAAGACCGAGGTTGTCGGCTCATCGAAAAAAAGCATCGAGGGCGCGATTGAAAATGCCCTGGCCGAGTGTGCCAAGACCGTGCGCCACATGGAGTGGTTTGAAGTGACCGAGACGCGTGGGCATATCGTCGATGGCAAACTCGGTCACTATCAGGTGTCGCTCAAGGTCGGCTTCCGGGTAGAAGGGAGTTGA
- a CDS encoding DUF1643 domain-containing protein, which translates to MTDLRRAANFSRCRQYRYALWRWWGDGDDYALIIGLNPSTADHRQDDPTIRRCIGFARDWGYSGLCVANLFAWRATYPEDLKAATDPIGPRNDQWLRRLAADAAVIVGGWGNHGHHLDRARQVRALLPPWHALRLNGSGEPAHPLYLPKHLTPFPVAAS; encoded by the coding sequence ATGACAGACCTGCGCCGCGCCGCCAACTTTTCCCGCTGCCGCCAGTACCGCTACGCCCTGTGGCGCTGGTGGGGCGACGGTGATGACTATGCACTGATCATTGGCCTGAACCCGTCCACCGCCGATCACCGCCAGGATGACCCCACCATTCGCCGCTGCATCGGCTTTGCCCGCGACTGGGGCTACAGCGGCCTGTGCGTCGCCAACCTGTTCGCCTGGCGCGCCACCTACCCCGAAGACCTGAAAGCCGCCACCGACCCCATCGGCCCGCGCAACGATCAGTGGCTCCGCCGCCTCGCCGCCGACGCCGCCGTGATCGTGGGCGGCTGGGGTAACCACGGCCACCATCTGGACCGCGCCCGCCAGGTACGCGCCCTGCTGCCACCCTGGCACGCCCTGCGCTTGAACGGCTCTGGCGAACCGGCCCACCCCCTGTATCTGCCGAAACATCTCACACCTTTTCCAGTCGCCGCGTCCTGA
- a CDS encoding chalcone isomerase family protein: MFLRWVSGVVSLIVLSGLAMVALAAEKLPAELDVDGTKLVLNGEGVRNRFFMDIYTAGLYLSETNGNAEEIVQKDAVQAVRLKITSSRVSRARFIDSIEDGIRKSAGDDFPRYAPFIDELREEMDAQDIQINVGDLFGFDYVPGEGTRILRNGEVMRVIEGLDFKQVLFGIYLGNDPIQDSLKREMLGEGV, translated from the coding sequence ATGTTTTTACGATGGGTATCCGGGGTGGTCAGTCTGATTGTGCTGTCCGGTCTTGCCATGGTCGCGTTGGCAGCGGAAAAACTGCCTGCCGAACTGGACGTGGACGGCACGAAGCTGGTGCTCAACGGAGAAGGCGTACGCAACCGCTTTTTCATGGATATTTACACCGCCGGGCTGTATCTGAGCGAAACCAACGGCAACGCCGAAGAGATCGTGCAAAAAGATGCAGTGCAGGCGGTGCGCCTGAAAATTACCTCGTCGCGCGTTTCCCGAGCCCGTTTTATCGATTCCATCGAGGACGGTATACGCAAGTCCGCCGGTGATGACTTTCCACGTTATGCGCCTTTTATCGATGAGCTGCGCGAAGAAATGGACGCCCAGGATATCCAGATCAACGTGGGTGACCTGTTCGGCTTCGATTACGTTCCCGGCGAGGGCACACGCATCCTGCGCAATGGTGAAGTGATGCGTGTCATCGAGGGTCTGGATTTCAAACAGGTGCTGTTCGGCATCTACCTGGGCAACGACCCGATCCAGGATTCCCTGAAACGTGAAATGCTGGGCGAAGGTGTGTAA
- a CDS encoding LysR family transcriptional regulator: protein MNRITDLDIFVAVIKAGTIAGAARHIGMAPASVKKRLHRLETDIGTQLVYRRTRSNRMTESGCRLYNRLETIFSDLDDAVQTVHRYGHTPMGSLKVIISTALKGGIFEPIVADYTYMFPKVTLEMQFSDRHVDFVRDGCDVAVVLNRPSDSNLMARKVFENPAFVCATPEYLKGKPPIETPADLRKHLCMALDCEGGFKETWPFKTRTRPRTTHVRATLFTNSTAVLYNWVTTHQGIAVLNNDAVPHDIASGKLVHLLPEYTLPNLDYYMVFGNKRSLPARTLEFVRFAESRLLGTEYIPPKVDGEEVVVPPADGGGTRKMEPFTNLARAEVD from the coding sequence ATGAACCGTATAACCGACCTGGATATCTTCGTGGCTGTCATCAAGGCAGGGACCATCGCCGGTGCAGCCCGACATATAGGCATGGCGCCTGCATCCGTCAAAAAGCGCCTGCATCGCCTTGAAACCGACATTGGCACGCAACTTGTTTACCGCCGCACCCGGTCCAACCGCATGACAGAAAGCGGCTGCCGCCTGTACAACCGGCTTGAGACCATCTTTTCTGATCTGGATGATGCGGTGCAAACGGTACATCGCTATGGGCACACGCCCATGGGCAGTCTCAAGGTCATCATCAGCACCGCCTTGAAGGGCGGTATCTTCGAGCCGATTGTGGCGGACTACACCTACATGTTCCCGAAAGTAACACTGGAGATGCAGTTCAGTGATCGGCATGTGGATTTTGTTCGTGATGGTTGCGATGTCGCGGTGGTATTGAACCGTCCGTCGGATTCCAACCTGATGGCACGCAAGGTGTTCGAAAACCCGGCCTTCGTGTGTGCCACGCCGGAATACCTCAAGGGCAAGCCGCCCATTGAAACACCGGCAGATCTGCGCAAGCACCTGTGCATGGCACTGGATTGTGAGGGGGGCTTCAAGGAAACCTGGCCGTTCAAGACCCGGACGCGGCCGCGCACCACCCACGTACGCGCCACGCTGTTCACCAACAGCACGGCGGTGCTCTATAACTGGGTGACCACCCACCAGGGCATTGCGGTGCTGAACAACGATGCGGTGCCGCACGATATCGCGTCGGGCAAGCTGGTCCATCTGTTACCGGAGTACACGCTGCCAAACCTGGATTACTACATGGTGTTCGGCAACAAGCGTTCGTTGCCGGCACGTACGCTGGAGTTCGTGCGTTTTGCGGAGTCGCGCCTGCTGGGCACCGAGTACATCCCACCCAAAGTGGATGGCGAGGAAGTGGTGGTGCCTCCGGCAGACGGCGGTGGCACCCGCAAGATGGAGCCGTTCACCAATCTCGCCCGGGCCGAGGTGGATTAA
- a CDS encoding ABC1 kinase family protein has translation MAHGNKDLTPRTEDRWQALHDFADERSTDGGLRAWMAILDASITTLEKAAWQGRALAEQTRTAWRLVESGASDMATECQQLAAEVGRWPARLKRLGITGWMLTKVAASYRFWGTRSAFIPMAQRDAALQTLHRKNARRFRDTSLKQGGAFLKIGQLLSTRPDLLPQAWVDELAVLQDQAAPESFEQVRAVLEADFGKPLAELFAEFDAEPLACASIGQVHRARLHDGRDVAVKVQRPGLADIIEMDLALLRIFLDSVSSLLPPTDMPTIVGEIERSVRDELDYISETRMTRIMHHELACVPGVRAPEPVQALCSARVMTSEFIHGRKFTTVLDEARAAGDSATVDRLLYRLLDVYFHQVLRLGMFQADPHPGNLLVSEDGDLVLLDFGCTALFGHDPVSGNRRAGYFRVLQAAIIGDSDTIATQLAALGFVTRSGNPATLLAFSEALLKQFRDAALRGADGAEWPSAEMLAATARELLQQASDDPVDTLPADFILLARVFGSLSGLFMHYQPRLDVARCLLPYLMAPEEQAA, from the coding sequence ATGGCTCATGGCAACAAGGACCTGACGCCCCGCACCGAAGATCGCTGGCAGGCACTGCACGACTTCGCCGACGAACGCAGCACCGACGGCGGCCTGCGTGCCTGGATGGCGATTCTGGACGCCAGCATCACCACCCTGGAAAAGGCCGCCTGGCAGGGCCGCGCGCTCGCCGAGCAAACGCGCACCGCCTGGCGGCTGGTGGAAAGCGGCGCCAGCGACATGGCCACCGAATGCCAGCAACTCGCTGCGGAAGTGGGCCGCTGGCCCGCGCGTCTGAAGCGCCTGGGCATCACCGGCTGGATGCTGACCAAGGTGGCGGCCAGCTATCGCTTCTGGGGCACGCGCAGTGCCTTTATCCCCATGGCGCAGCGTGATGCAGCACTGCAAACGCTGCACCGCAAGAACGCACGACGTTTTCGCGATACCTCGCTGAAACAGGGCGGCGCCTTTCTGAAGATCGGCCAGCTGCTGTCTACACGCCCCGACCTGTTGCCGCAGGCCTGGGTGGATGAACTGGCCGTGTTGCAGGACCAGGCGGCCCCCGAATCCTTTGAGCAAGTGCGCGCGGTACTGGAAGCCGACTTCGGCAAGCCGCTGGCCGAGCTGTTTGCTGAGTTCGACGCCGAGCCGCTGGCCTGCGCGAGCATCGGCCAGGTACACCGGGCGCGGCTGCACGACGGTCGCGATGTGGCGGTCAAGGTGCAGCGGCCCGGGCTGGCGGACATCATCGAGATGGATCTGGCATTACTGCGCATTTTTCTGGACAGCGTCAGCAGTCTGCTGCCCCCCACCGACATGCCCACCATCGTGGGTGAAATCGAACGCAGCGTGCGCGATGAGCTGGACTACATCAGTGAAACGCGCATGACCCGTATCATGCATCACGAACTGGCCTGTGTGCCGGGTGTGCGGGCACCGGAGCCTGTACAAGCGCTGTGCAGCGCACGCGTCATGACCAGCGAATTCATCCACGGGCGCAAGTTCACCACAGTGCTGGATGAAGCCCGCGCCGCCGGGGACAGCGCCACGGTGGACCGCCTGTTGTATCGCCTGCTGGATGTCTATTTTCATCAGGTATTACGGCTGGGCATGTTCCAGGCCGACCCGCATCCCGGCAACCTGCTGGTCAGCGAAGACGGCGATCTGGTGCTGCTGGATTTCGGTTGTACCGCACTCTTCGGCCATGACCCGGTCAGTGGCAACCGACGCGCTGGCTATTTCCGGGTTCTGCAAGCCGCCATTATCGGCGACAGCGACACCATCGCCACGCAACTGGCGGCACTGGGTTTTGTCACCCGCAGTGGCAACCCGGCAACATTGCTGGCGTTTTCGGAAGCCTTGCTGAAGCAGTTTCGTGATGCTGCACTGCGCGGTGCCGACGGCGCGGAATGGCCCTCGGCAGAAATGCTGGCCGCCACGGCGCGTGAGCTGCTCCAGCAGGCGTCCGATGATCCGGTGGACACCCTGCCCGCCGATTTCATTTTGCTGGCGCGGGTGTTCGGATCACTGAGCGGGCTGTTCATGCATTACCAGCCACGCCTTGATGTGGCGCGGTGTTTGCTGCCTTACCTCATGGCGCCCGAGGAACAGGCGGCCTGA
- a CDS encoding DUF427 domain-containing protein, translating into MKAIWRGQVIAQSNQTIVLGGHHYFPRATVDERFLVKTSLSGQHRLAGPLYYFDLHSPDGGTLANGAWHAPEAPGELAILADHIAFEASVQVTS; encoded by the coding sequence ATGAAAGCCATCTGGCGCGGGCAGGTCATTGCCCAGAGCAATCAGACCATCGTTCTCGGTGGGCACCACTATTTCCCCAGGGCGACCGTGGACGAGCGTTTTCTGGTGAAAACCTCGCTCAGCGGCCAGCATCGCCTCGCCGGCCCCCTGTACTACTTCGATCTGCACTCCCCGGACGGCGGCACGCTGGCCAACGGCGCCTGGCATGCGCCGGAAGCGCCCGGCGAACTGGCCATCCTGGCAGACCATATCGCCTTCGAGGCGTCGGTGCAGGTCACCAGCTGA
- a CDS encoding DUF3301 domain-containing protein gives MSFFQLVGLLMALAAGALIWRGQGVRERALLATRLRCQREGVVLLDQTVALRQTRLARDSDGRLRMRRVYQFEFTVTGGERYQGETTMLGLSPRHIMLPPHRDDGEQIY, from the coding sequence ATGAGTTTTTTCCAGCTGGTCGGATTATTGATGGCGCTGGCCGCCGGGGCGTTGATCTGGCGCGGTCAGGGTGTGCGCGAGCGGGCATTGCTGGCGACCCGGTTGCGCTGCCAGCGCGAGGGCGTGGTGTTGCTGGATCAGACCGTGGCCTTGCGCCAGACACGGTTGGCGCGGGACTCCGACGGTCGTCTGCGGATGCGGCGCGTGTACCAGTTCGAGTTCACCGTCACCGGTGGGGAACGCTACCAGGGCGAAACGACCATGCTGGGATTGTCACCACGTCACATAATGCTACCCCCGCATCGTGACGACGGAGAACAAATATATTAG
- a CDS encoding BLUF domain-containing protein, whose amino-acid sequence MTDLIQITYISRATFEPGPRENGVEPHVGRILMSSRRNNPRRRLVGVLYYGDGCFFQCIEGERAAVQALFSRISDDPRHTDIRVLRVRDIDVRSFNDWSMKYVPAAREVLQQLRAFGQTRFDPYSFNDEQIEKMVDLLRTSADPTTGQLNSTSRRNAPADMMGLTYLAIALSTLALAVSCVTLAMIMEWI is encoded by the coding sequence ATGACCGATCTCATCCAGATCACCTATATCAGCCGCGCCACCTTCGAGCCCGGGCCACGGGAAAACGGCGTAGAACCGCATGTCGGTCGCATCCTTATGTCGTCGCGCCGCAACAACCCCCGCCGCCGCCTCGTGGGCGTCCTCTACTATGGTGACGGCTGCTTCTTCCAGTGCATCGAAGGCGAGCGCGCCGCCGTGCAGGCCCTGTTCTCACGCATCAGCGACGATCCCCGGCATACCGATATCCGCGTCCTGAGAGTACGCGATATCGACGTACGCAGCTTCAACGACTGGTCCATGAAATACGTGCCCGCCGCCCGAGAGGTGCTCCAGCAACTCCGCGCCTTCGGCCAGACCCGCTTTGACCCCTACAGCTTCAACGACGAGCAGATCGAAAAAATGGTCGATCTGCTACGCACCAGCGCCGACCCCACCACCGGCCAACTCAACAGCACCTCACGACGCAACGCCCCCGCAGACATGATGGGCCTGACCTACCTGGCGATCGCGCTGTCGACCCTCGCCCTGGCCGTCTCGTGCGTGACCCTGGCGATGATCATGGAGTGGATCTGA